From the genome of Dethiosulfovibrio salsuginis, one region includes:
- a CDS encoding IS1634 family transposase: PAVDEEVDTFYHPQLTLELKADAVERLRNKLGRFILATSAVGEGSPSAEEILSTYKDQSSVEKGFRFLKDPSFHASEIYLKRQERIEGLMLLMVFALVVYNLAEMELREKLSKAGESIPDPNGKPMKSPTLKRLFGIFSRISVLVLQDEATKAMQVMNLKDTHKRVLCLFGRDFERYYENSPALPESSLIQI; encoded by the coding sequence CCTGCGGTAGACGAAGAAGTGGACACCTTCTACCACCCTCAGCTGACTTTGGAACTGAAAGCCGATGCCGTCGAACGGCTGAGGAACAAGCTAGGGCGTTTCATCCTAGCCACCAGCGCAGTTGGTGAAGGCTCCCCCTCTGCTGAGGAGATCCTATCCACGTATAAAGACCAATCCTCGGTGGAAAAGGGCTTCAGGTTCCTGAAAGACCCCTCCTTCCACGCATCGGAAATCTACCTCAAAAGGCAAGAGCGCATCGAAGGGCTCATGCTTCTGATGGTGTTTGCCCTGGTCGTCTATAACCTAGCGGAGATGGAGCTTAGAGAGAAACTCTCAAAAGCAGGGGAGAGCATACCTGATCCTAACGGCAAGCCCATGAAATCCCCCACTCTGAAAAGGTTATTCGGGATCTTCTCCCGAATATCGGTTCTGGTCCTTCAGGACGAGGCCACAAAAGCCATGCAGGTGATGAACCTCAAAGACACCCACAAGCGGGTTCTGTGCCTTTTCGGAAGGGATTTTGAGCGATATTATGAAAATAGCCCTGCCTTGCCCGAAAGTAGTTTAATTCAAATCTAG
- the mrtS gene encoding Synerg-CTERM system glutamic-type intramembrane protease MrtS, producing the protein MIPLAIAALMLYGPYGWCYLRKESLEDYGLVWRLSKRSIADTSIALILTLVPLTFIALNWPEGTLPRQIPIGSLMALMAAGAVAAVVEEVFFRGWLQSLASRIVGPLWAIVAVSVIFALCHLFIKVHWLRLATFFPSLVMGFLKYRHRSVAPSALYHLGGNLWSIWFFPDMI; encoded by the coding sequence TTGATACCTTTAGCCATAGCGGCTCTTATGCTCTACGGTCCCTACGGTTGGTGCTATTTAAGGAAGGAAAGCCTTGAAGATTACGGCCTGGTATGGAGACTCTCCAAAAGATCCATCGCGGATACCTCTATCGCCCTGATCCTTACCCTTGTGCCTCTGACTTTCATAGCCCTAAACTGGCCAGAGGGAACTCTGCCCCGTCAGATACCTATAGGATCTCTGATGGCCCTTATGGCAGCGGGGGCGGTAGCTGCAGTAGTGGAGGAGGTTTTTTTCAGAGGATGGCTACAGTCTCTGGCGTCCAGGATAGTAGGTCCCCTTTGGGCTATAGTAGCGGTATCGGTTATATTCGCCCTGTGCCACCTTTTTATAAAGGTACATTGGCTAAGGCTGGCTACGTTCTTCCCCAGCCTTGTGATGGGTTTTCTTAAGTATAGACACCGCTCGGTAGCCCCCTCTGCCCTATACCATCTCGGGGGAAACCTGTGGTCTATATGGTTTTTTCCCGACATGATCTAA
- the glmU gene encoding bifunctional UDP-N-acetylglucosamine diphosphorylase/glucosamine-1-phosphate N-acetyltransferase GlmU: MVAMEKAGGSVGILVLAAGKGTRMKSESPKVMQPLLENPMLHYVLKAFGSVGETAVVVGHRGEMVQSYLSRSWPDVKTVWQREQLGTGHAVMEAQSWISRFDKVLVVNGDMPLMTEEIPNSLLEAHEGGCSFLTMELDDPEGYGRVVRGAKTCIVEQKDCLPEQRGIKEVNAGVYLMDVVPLLDSLKGLGRKNAQGEYYLVDVIEAFQDLGLPAKPVVVDDPDSLLGVNDPAGLAQVGAILRDRYVAKWMAAGVKFVDPKSVWIGPDVVFQGEAMVYPGVQIWGNSTVGVNASLGGFSVLRDVSIGENVELQGYCFIENSTLRAGSKAGPFCYIRQESVVEEKGFVGKFVEVKKSLIGKGSKVPHLSYMGDASLGANVNIGAGTITCNYDGKSKHPTTIGDGVFVGSDTMLVAPVTLGANSMTGAGSVITKDVPEGALAIGRARQRNIEGWGKKTTEGSRDDDK; this comes from the coding sequence ATGGTGGCGATGGAAAAAGCCGGTGGTTCCGTAGGGATTCTTGTTCTTGCTGCTGGAAAGGGGACCAGGATGAAAAGTGAGTCTCCTAAGGTTATGCAGCCTCTTTTAGAAAACCCTATGTTGCACTACGTGCTGAAAGCCTTCGGATCTGTAGGGGAGACCGCTGTGGTGGTCGGTCACCGTGGGGAGATGGTCCAGTCCTACCTATCCCGGTCCTGGCCGGATGTCAAAACGGTGTGGCAGAGGGAACAGCTTGGGACTGGACATGCGGTGATGGAAGCTCAGTCCTGGATATCCCGTTTCGACAAAGTGCTTGTGGTAAACGGCGATATGCCCCTTATGACCGAAGAGATACCTAACTCTCTCCTTGAAGCTCACGAGGGAGGGTGTTCCTTCCTAACCATGGAGCTGGACGATCCTGAGGGATACGGTCGGGTGGTAAGAGGGGCTAAGACCTGCATAGTGGAGCAGAAAGACTGTCTTCCTGAGCAACGGGGCATCAAGGAGGTCAACGCAGGTGTCTACCTTATGGACGTGGTTCCCCTTTTGGACAGCCTTAAGGGATTGGGACGAAAAAACGCCCAAGGTGAGTATTATCTCGTCGACGTCATAGAGGCTTTTCAGGATTTAGGCCTCCCCGCCAAGCCTGTGGTGGTCGACGACCCCGATAGCCTGTTAGGGGTCAACGATCCTGCAGGGCTGGCCCAGGTCGGAGCCATCCTGAGGGACCGTTATGTGGCGAAATGGATGGCCGCAGGGGTTAAGTTTGTGGATCCTAAATCGGTATGGATCGGGCCCGACGTGGTCTTTCAGGGAGAGGCCATGGTTTATCCTGGGGTCCAGATATGGGGGAACTCCACCGTAGGCGTCAACGCCTCGTTAGGCGGTTTTTCCGTCCTCCGAGATGTCTCTATAGGGGAAAATGTAGAGCTTCAGGGCTATTGTTTTATCGAAAACTCCACCCTCAGAGCGGGATCTAAAGCCGGTCCCTTCTGCTACATCCGTCAGGAGTCGGTGGTCGAGGAGAAGGGGTTTGTCGGCAAATTCGTCGAGGTTAAAAAAAGCCTGATCGGCAAGGGGAGCAAAGTTCCTCACCTGTCCTATATGGGCGATGCGTCCCTTGGGGCAAACGTAAACATAGGTGCTGGAACCATAACCTGCAACTACGACGGAAAATCCAAGCATCCCACTACAATCGGAGACGGTGTCTTCGTCGGCAGCGATACTATGTTGGTTGCCCCTGTGACTTTAGGCGCTAATTCTATGACCGGAGCGGGGTCTGTCATAACGAAAGACGTGCCAGAAGGGGCCTTAGCCATAGGAAGGGCAAGACAGAGAAATATCGAGGGTTGGGGAAAAAAGACTACGGAGGGTTCAAGGGATGACGACAAATAG
- a CDS encoding ribose-phosphate diphosphokinase, which translates to MTTNSRKIVVMSGTAHKEFAEKICAELKLPLGRVNHFRFSDGEIGLSIEESVRGADVFVVQPTSNPVNENLMELLIMVDALKRASAYRINLVIPYFGYARQDRKTKPRDPISAKLVANLLESTGAHRVITADLHAGQIQGFFDIPVDHLMGVPLLASHFKKTLAKELENREVIVVAPDVGGVVRARKFAVMLNSDLAIVDKRRSHEVANYCEVMAIIGDVKDEIAILVDDIIDTAGTIVNAAKALKDRGARKVYCCATHGILSGPAMDRLDSDAVDGVILTDSIKLPQERKLDKIVQLSIAPLFAEAIRRVHNDSSVSSLFD; encoded by the coding sequence ATGACGACAAATAGCAGAAAAATAGTGGTGATGTCCGGTACGGCACATAAGGAATTTGCGGAAAAGATATGTGCTGAGCTGAAACTTCCCCTGGGGAGGGTAAACCATTTCAGGTTTTCCGACGGAGAGATAGGTCTCTCTATCGAGGAAAGCGTAAGAGGAGCGGACGTATTCGTAGTTCAGCCCACCAGCAATCCTGTAAACGAGAATCTGATGGAGTTGCTCATAATGGTGGATGCCCTTAAAAGGGCCTCTGCCTACCGTATAAACCTGGTTATACCCTACTTTGGCTATGCCAGACAGGACAGAAAGACCAAGCCTAGAGACCCTATCTCCGCTAAACTGGTGGCTAACCTTCTGGAGAGCACCGGTGCTCACAGGGTCATAACCGCCGATTTGCACGCCGGTCAGATCCAGGGATTTTTCGATATTCCTGTCGATCACCTTATGGGTGTTCCTCTTTTGGCTTCCCATTTCAAGAAGACCTTGGCCAAAGAGCTGGAGAACAGGGAAGTTATCGTCGTAGCTCCCGACGTAGGAGGAGTGGTCAGGGCCAGGAAGTTCGCCGTTATGCTCAACTCCGACCTGGCCATAGTTGACAAGAGGAGATCTCACGAAGTGGCCAATTACTGCGAGGTTATGGCTATAATAGGTGACGTGAAAGACGAGATAGCCATACTGGTCGACGATATAATAGATACCGCCGGTACCATCGTCAACGCAGCTAAAGCTTTGAAAGACAGAGGGGCGAGAAAAGTTTACTGCTGTGCTACCCATGGAATACTGTCAGGCCCCGCTATGGATAGGCTCGATTCCGATGCGGTGGACGGAGTTATTCTGACCGACAGTATAAAGTTGCCTCAGGAGCGAAAGTTGGATAAAATTGTCCAGTTGTCCATAGCCCCTCTTTTCGCTGAAGCGATCAGAAGGGTTCACAACGATAGTTCTGTCAGCAGTCTATTTGACTAG
- a CDS encoding 50S ribosomal protein L25, translating into MDFVKLNLEKREACGKEACGRLRRSGFIPAVLYGPDYKEALSLQIKTEEFMPILRGNYWNTLKFDVTLPCGTTEMCIIKDLTRNFVNDEVLHVDFYQMVKGHKITVRIPIEIVGKDVCAGVKAGGKFAQYANEVEISVLPREIPDTVVLDVSNLDAGTVVSFSDLDLPESAEISKGFSGSVAEVSAVKTGE; encoded by the coding sequence ATGGATTTTGTAAAACTGAACCTTGAGAAGAGAGAGGCCTGTGGAAAAGAGGCCTGTGGCAGGCTCCGCCGTTCCGGCTTTATACCTGCGGTGCTCTATGGACCGGACTACAAAGAGGCTCTCAGCCTTCAGATAAAGACCGAGGAGTTTATGCCTATACTCAGGGGAAACTATTGGAACACCCTTAAGTTTGACGTAACCCTCCCCTGCGGCACCACCGAGATGTGTATCATAAAGGATCTGACCAGAAACTTCGTAAACGACGAGGTCCTTCACGTTGACTTCTACCAGATGGTAAAAGGTCACAAGATCACCGTCCGTATCCCTATAGAGATAGTCGGTAAAGACGTATGCGCTGGCGTCAAGGCCGGTGGTAAGTTCGCCCAGTACGCCAACGAGGTGGAGATCTCCGTTCTTCCCAGGGAGATCCCTGACACCGTCGTGCTCGATGTATCCAACCTCGATGCAGGTACGGTAGTTTCTTTCAGCGATCTCGATCTTCCTGAGAGCGCGGAGATCTCCAAAGGCTTCTCCGGCTCTGTGGCTGAGGTCAGCGCAGTGAAGACAGGAGAGTAG
- the pth gene encoding aminoacyl-tRNA hydrolase, translating into MKLVVGLGNPGIRYVQTRHNVGWMTIDGLVDRLSPGKPQERFHSQLWGPVMVEGEKLFLMKPLTFMNASGEAVREFARYHPLEPEDILVVFDEVALDTGRIRIRSKGSAGGHNGMKSIIACMGSGDIPRLRIGIGPRPEVIPMVDFVLGRFREEEQPSLYEALDESVKACLMWCHRPVEEVMNKFN; encoded by the coding sequence GTGAAACTGGTCGTAGGGCTAGGGAATCCGGGGATAAGGTACGTTCAGACCAGACACAACGTAGGATGGATGACTATCGACGGTCTAGTGGATCGTCTATCCCCAGGAAAACCTCAGGAGAGGTTTCACTCTCAGCTATGGGGGCCTGTGATGGTGGAGGGGGAGAAACTCTTTCTGATGAAGCCCTTGACCTTTATGAACGCCAGCGGAGAGGCTGTCAGAGAGTTTGCCAGATATCATCCTCTCGAGCCGGAGGACATATTGGTGGTGTTCGACGAGGTCGCCCTCGACACCGGACGTATCCGTATCAGATCGAAAGGCTCCGCCGGAGGTCATAACGGGATGAAGTCCATAATAGCCTGTATGGGCAGTGGGGATATCCCTAGGCTTCGTATAGGCATAGGCCCGAGGCCAGAGGTCATCCCTATGGTCGACTTTGTCCTCGGTCGCTTCAGGGAGGAAGAACAGCCCTCGCTATATGAGGCCCTGGATGAATCGGTAAAAGCCTGCCTGATGTGGTGTCATCGTCCTGTGGAAGAGGTAATGAACAAGTTTAACTGA
- a CDS encoding DEAD/DEAH box helicase, whose protein sequence is MRKVFLPFSGSVRPWICSEETGAIVLLPDERQVSQFISDGKAILPDVDFISLPEIPLEKGSIEDISYPSSRGYIFSRWIEEGGVMVSTPGGLVAPLAEPGGAIQLKVGDRFGRDRFISWLEEQRFIRSDLVWKAGDYAVRGGVVDCFDPSSKMAVRVSFFDDEVEDMRLFSTGDQRTRYSTDEWTFRSVWSGEGGPKLPLYPSRLIVFDPPRCRSCFDGFRWLWNEISSIDLPEDRWDRWLESASSLVFFETFKGPGQEELNISEPPRFRGNLSVFKEQLSLWEKKGFEVLARSATGPPSGLEEVSWENRPVSSGFIDWDKKVVLLSDVELFGLHSAAVSEEDVIPSELNLFLEEGAWMVHKDHGLCRYSGTEVVKTKFGSQELLVLSFHRSQRLMLPVTSMDKVSIYGGEISDDLSPDVLGSSRWKNALIKAEKRIEEEASELLEIYAKRRLSSGKAFPVDDEMMAQFESMFPHVETRDQMAAIVDVKRDMESNFPMDRLIVGDVGYGKTEVALRAAFKAVIGGSQVLVVVPTTVLAQQHYRLFLGRMAPFGVNVEQLSRFLSPRKQEEVVKRLSEGKIDVVIGTHRLLQKDISVPKLGLVVVDEEHRFGTAHKERLKKIRSSVDFLALSATPIPRSLSMSLRGLRDISTIETAPINRPPVITVTGAWEDSLVQKAIARELNRGGQVYLLHNRVESIGERAGWIKARFPDFNVEIAHGQMNGKLEDVMMAFYEGQVDILVCTTIIESGLDVGRANTLIVEDSRSLGLAQMHQLRGRIGRREERGYVFFLYPSNLPLPYRTGERLDAIGRLSYQGAGYDIARQDLLIRGAGDMLGFSQHGHRDRIGTDLYYKKLRDKIDSLKGRARTEVSMDIRIPLMIPSDYIPQNTVRMAMYRRMFSVQSVQDALNLKGELADRFGPPPDEALCLIYLALLKTEGGNQGIIHVMVDEKKTSCRLMGKENEWIGPGGAKGIALLFRRIKEWCDG, encoded by the coding sequence GTGAGAAAGGTATTTTTGCCTTTTTCCGGATCCGTTCGTCCCTGGATTTGTTCCGAGGAGACCGGGGCTATCGTCCTACTGCCCGACGAACGACAGGTTAGCCAGTTTATCTCCGATGGCAAGGCTATCCTTCCTGATGTCGATTTTATCTCTCTCCCGGAGATACCTCTAGAAAAGGGGTCCATAGAGGATATCTCCTATCCATCATCAAGAGGTTATATATTCTCCCGGTGGATAGAAGAGGGAGGGGTGATGGTCTCTACTCCTGGAGGCCTTGTGGCCCCTCTGGCGGAGCCCGGTGGGGCAATCCAACTAAAAGTAGGCGACCGGTTTGGAAGGGATAGATTTATCTCCTGGCTGGAAGAACAGCGCTTTATCCGATCCGATCTGGTCTGGAAGGCGGGAGATTATGCGGTAAGAGGAGGGGTCGTCGATTGCTTCGACCCTTCTTCAAAGATGGCTGTGAGGGTGTCGTTTTTCGACGATGAAGTGGAGGATATGAGGCTTTTCTCCACAGGGGACCAGAGAACCAGATATTCAACCGATGAGTGGACCTTTCGCTCCGTCTGGAGTGGAGAAGGGGGACCTAAGCTCCCTCTCTATCCCTCCAGGCTGATAGTCTTCGATCCTCCTAGGTGTCGTTCCTGCTTCGACGGATTTCGATGGCTGTGGAACGAGATTTCCAGCATCGATCTGCCGGAGGATAGATGGGACCGCTGGCTGGAGTCAGCCTCGTCTTTGGTCTTTTTTGAGACTTTTAAAGGGCCGGGCCAGGAGGAGCTAAATATATCCGAGCCTCCAAGGTTCAGGGGGAACCTGTCGGTTTTTAAGGAGCAGCTTTCCCTCTGGGAAAAAAAGGGTTTTGAGGTCCTGGCTAGATCGGCTACCGGACCTCCTTCAGGACTGGAGGAGGTCAGCTGGGAGAACCGCCCTGTATCCTCCGGTTTTATCGATTGGGATAAAAAAGTCGTCCTTCTATCGGACGTAGAGCTATTTGGCCTTCATTCAGCCGCAGTCTCGGAGGAAGATGTAATTCCCTCAGAGCTGAACCTTTTTCTGGAGGAAGGGGCATGGATGGTGCATAAAGACCATGGCCTCTGCAGGTATTCGGGCACCGAGGTAGTCAAGACAAAGTTTGGCTCTCAGGAACTGCTGGTGCTCTCTTTTCACCGTTCTCAGAGGCTGATGCTCCCTGTGACCTCTATGGATAAAGTATCCATCTACGGCGGTGAGATTAGCGACGATCTATCGCCGGACGTTTTAGGATCATCTAGATGGAAAAACGCCCTGATCAAGGCGGAGAAAAGGATAGAGGAGGAGGCGTCGGAGCTTCTGGAGATATACGCTAAAAGGCGGCTCTCATCCGGTAAGGCTTTCCCTGTAGACGACGAGATGATGGCCCAGTTTGAGTCTATGTTTCCTCACGTGGAGACCAGAGATCAGATGGCCGCTATAGTGGACGTAAAAAGGGATATGGAGTCCAATTTTCCTATGGATCGTCTCATAGTTGGAGATGTAGGCTACGGCAAGACCGAGGTAGCCTTAAGGGCGGCTTTTAAGGCGGTTATCGGTGGATCTCAGGTCTTGGTCGTAGTCCCTACGACAGTTCTTGCTCAGCAGCATTACCGGCTCTTTCTCGGTAGAATGGCCCCTTTTGGGGTGAACGTGGAGCAGCTATCTCGATTTCTCTCCCCTCGAAAACAGGAGGAGGTAGTCAAAAGGCTCTCCGAGGGAAAAATCGACGTGGTTATCGGTACCCATAGGCTCCTTCAAAAGGACATATCGGTTCCAAAACTCGGTCTTGTGGTGGTCGACGAAGAGCACCGCTTCGGAACGGCCCATAAGGAGAGGCTCAAGAAAATCCGATCTTCGGTGGATTTTTTGGCTCTATCGGCGACTCCTATACCTAGAAGCCTGTCTATGTCCCTAAGGGGACTGAGGGACATATCGACTATAGAGACCGCCCCTATCAACAGGCCACCGGTTATAACCGTAACAGGTGCATGGGAGGATTCTCTGGTCCAAAAGGCGATAGCCAGAGAGCTTAACAGAGGAGGACAGGTTTACCTCCTTCACAACAGGGTGGAATCTATAGGGGAAAGGGCAGGCTGGATAAAAGCCCGATTCCCCGATTTCAACGTCGAGATAGCCCACGGACAGATGAATGGGAAACTGGAGGACGTTATGATGGCCTTCTACGAGGGGCAGGTGGATATCCTGGTATGCACCACCATAATAGAGAGTGGCCTGGACGTCGGAAGGGCCAATACCCTTATAGTGGAAGACTCCAGAAGCCTGGGGCTAGCCCAAATGCACCAGCTCAGAGGGAGAATTGGCAGAAGGGAGGAAAGAGGATACGTCTTTTTTCTCTATCCCTCCAACCTGCCTCTGCCTTACAGGACAGGAGAGAGACTGGACGCCATAGGACGTCTGTCCTATCAGGGAGCTGGTTACGATATAGCCAGGCAGGATCTTCTCATTCGAGGAGCCGGCGATATGCTCGGATTCTCCCAGCACGGTCACAGAGACAGAATTGGAACGGACCTATACTACAAAAAGCTCAGGGATAAAATAGACTCCCTTAAAGGGAGGGCAAGGACGGAGGTCTCTATGGATATCCGAATTCCCCTCATGATACCTTCGGACTACATTCCTCAAAATACCGTAAGGATGGCTATGTACAGGAGAATGTTCTCCGTTCAGTCGGTTCAGGACGCCCTGAACCTGAAAGGAGAGCTGGCTGATCGGTTTGGCCCTCCTCCTGATGAGGCTTTATGTCTCATATACCTGGCCCTTTTGAAGACGGAAGGGGGAAATCAGGGTATAATCCATGTCATGGTCGACGAGAAAAAGACCTCTTGTCGTCTAATGGGAAAGGAAAACGAATGGATTGGCCCGGGAGGGGCTAAAGGTATTGCCCTTTTATTTCGGAGGATAAAGGAGTGGTGTGATGGATAG
- the mazG gene encoding nucleoside triphosphate pyrophosphohydrolase — translation MDSGVLFSKLEDIMTRLRAPGGCPWDRKQTYSSLRSNIIEEAYELVEAIDESNLDGMAEEAGDLLLQVVFIGVIAQERGDFALSDIVESISSKLIRRHPHVFGDLSADDSDQVLRNWERIKTEEKESKGISKAVFSGVPKALPPLIKAFRIQQKAAGVGFDWAKGDQEPVFDKISEELDEVREAMASGDKDGLVGEIGDLLFSVVNLARRMDIDPHLALERTNNSFMERFGFIERSIEAQDKSWDQMSLDDLDGLWDEAKKHNAHTKSV, via the coding sequence ATGGATAGTGGAGTCCTTTTTTCAAAGCTAGAGGACATAATGACACGGCTTAGGGCCCCAGGAGGTTGCCCCTGGGACAGAAAACAGACCTATAGCAGCCTTCGCTCCAACATCATAGAGGAAGCCTACGAACTGGTAGAGGCCATAGACGAATCCAACCTGGACGGTATGGCCGAAGAGGCCGGAGACCTACTGCTTCAGGTCGTCTTTATAGGTGTTATAGCCCAGGAAAGAGGGGACTTTGCCCTCTCCGACATAGTGGAATCCATATCCTCCAAGCTCATACGTCGCCACCCCCACGTTTTCGGAGATCTTTCCGCCGACGACAGCGACCAGGTTCTCAGAAACTGGGAACGGATAAAAACGGAGGAAAAGGAGAGCAAGGGAATATCAAAAGCTGTGTTCTCCGGGGTCCCGAAAGCCCTTCCTCCCCTAATAAAGGCCTTTCGGATTCAGCAAAAGGCGGCAGGTGTGGGATTTGACTGGGCAAAGGGAGATCAGGAGCCTGTTTTTGATAAAATATCCGAGGAGCTAGATGAGGTCCGAGAGGCTATGGCCAGTGGAGATAAAGACGGCCTGGTCGGGGAGATCGGAGATCTGCTTTTTTCCGTCGTAAACCTAGCTAGAAGGATGGATATCGATCCCCATCTGGCTCTGGAGAGGACTAACAATTCCTTTATGGAAAGGTTCGGTTTTATAGAGCGGTCCATCGAAGCTCAGGACAAGAGTTGGGATCAGATGTCTTTAGACGATCTGGACGGCCTTTGGGATGAAGCTAAAAAGCATAATGCGCACACAAAATCGGTATGA